Proteins from one Rosa chinensis cultivar Old Blush chromosome 7, RchiOBHm-V2, whole genome shotgun sequence genomic window:
- the LOC112180230 gene encoding protein NRT1/ PTR FAMILY 5.10 isoform X1: MATSLEEYPETRSPLLDDVVDGAVDYKGHQVHRSTSGGWRSASFIIGVEVAERFAYSGISSNLITFLTGPLGESTVTAAENVNIWSGTAQLLPLLGAFVADSFLGRYRTIIVASLLYILGLGLLTVSAVLPFSQLQILLFFFSLYLAAVGQGGHKPCVQAFGADQFDGQDPEECKAKSSFFNWWYFGICAGSLFTVSILVYIQDNLSWGLGFGIPCVVMVLALIIFVSGTRTYRYSVKGEEESPFVRIGKVFVAALRNRRTSPSAIVSEEESRGTLPDQSFEQFKFLNKALLAPDDLEKNRKVCTIAEVEEAKAVLRLFPIWATCSAYAIVYAQSTTFFTKQGATMDRTLVPGFDIPAASLQSFISLAILMIIPIYDRIFVPTARAFTREPSGITMLQRIGTGMFFCIISMVVAALVEMKRLQTAKDYDLVDLPSATIPMSIWWLVPQYFLYGLADVFTMVGLQEFFYDQVPNELRSMGLALYLSIFGVGHFLSSFLIFIIEEATSWGGHTSWFSDNLNLAHLDYFYWLLAALCAVGLLAYMYFAKSYIYNRASTISTQI; encoded by the exons ATGGCTACATCTCTCGAAGAATATCCGGAGACCCGAAGTCCACTCCTAGACGACGTCGTAGACGGCGCCGTTGATTACAAAGGCCATCAGGTCCACAGATCAACTTCCGGCGGTTGGCGTTCCGCATCCTTCATAATAG GCGTGGAAGTTGCGGAGAGGTTCGCCTACAGTGGAATAAGCTCGAATCTGATAACGTTTCTGACGGGACCGTTGGGAGAGTCGACGGTGACGGCGGCGGAGAATGTGAACATATGGTCCGGAACGGCGCAGTTGCTTCCTCTGTTGGGAGCATTCGTGGCGGATTCTTTTCTGGGTCGCTATCGCACCATTATTGTTGCTTCTCTCCTCTACATTTTG GGACTCGGCTTGTTGACCGTGTCGGCCGTTCTTCCTTTTTCTCAGCTTCAAATATTgttattcttcttctctctatATCTAGCAGCAGTTGGGCAAGGCGGACACAAGCCCTGTGTTCAGGCTTTCGGGGCAGATCAGTTTGATGGACAAGATCCAGAGGAGTGCAAAGCGAAAAGCTCATTCTTCAATTGGTGGTACTTCGGTATCTGTGCAGGCTCGCTATTCACAGTCTCAATATTGGTCTACATACAGGACAATCTAAGCTGGGGTCTGGGTTTTGGAATTCCTTGTGTTGTGATGGTTCTTGCACTGATTATTTTTGTCAGTGGAACTCGGACATACCGGTATAGCGTCAAAGGGGAGGAGGAAAGCCCATTTGTGAGAATTGGCAAGGTTTTTGTTGCTGCATTAAGGAACAGGCGAACTAGTCCTTCCGCAATAGTTTCTGAAGAGGAATCCCGTGGAACCTTGCCTGATCAAAGTTTTGAACAATTCAA GTTCCTCAACAAAGCGTTGCTCGCACCAGATGATTTGGAGAAAAACAGGAAGGTGTGTACCATCGCTGAGGTTGAGGAAGCAAAGGCTGTTCTTAGGCTGTTTCCAATATGGGCTACATGCTCGGCATATGCTATTGTATATGCACAGTCCACTACATTCTTCACCAAGCAAGGTGCCACCATGGACAGAACTCTTGTTCCTGGTTTTGACATACCAGCTGCTTCACTTCAGTCATTTATCAGCCTTGCCATATTGATGATCATACCCATTTATGACCGCATTTTTGTTCCAACGGCAAGAGCTTTCACCAGAGAACCCTCTGGCATTACAATGCTACAAAGAATCGGAACTGGGATGTTTTTCTGTATCATATCTATGGTCGTTGCAGCTTTAGTTGAGATGAAAAGGCTCCAAACTGCCAAAGATTATGATCTGGTTGATCTGCCAAGTGCCACAATTCCAATGAGTATTTGGTGGTTGGTTCCTCAGTACTTTCTCTATGGACTAGCCGATGTTTTCACCATGGTTGGTCTACAAGAGTTCTTCTATGATCAGGTACCAAATGAATTAAGAAGCATGGGACTTGCTCTCTACCTCAGTATATTTGGTGTGGGACACTTTCTGAGCAGCTTTCTTATCTTTATTATTGAGGAAGCAACCAGTTGGGGAGGCCACACTAGCTGGTTTTCCGACAACCTTAATCTTGCACATCTTGATTACTTTTACTGGTTACTAGCAGCACTCTGTGCAGTAGGATTGTTGGCCTACATGTATTTTGCAAAATCTTACATTTATAATAGGGCTAGTACAATATCAACACAAATATGA
- the LOC112180234 gene encoding protein NRT1/ PTR FAMILY 5.10 produces MATSHEESPETQNPLIDDVVDSAADYKGHPVHRSTSGGWRSASFIIGVEVAERFAYYGISSNLITFLTGALGESTVTAAENVNIWSGTAQLLPLLGAFVADSFLGRYRTIIVASLLYILGLGLLTVSALLTSSELQIVLFFFSLYLVAVAQGGHKPCVQAFGADQFDGQDPEECKAKSSFFNWWYFGMNAGILLAFSVLIYIQDNLSWGLGFGIPCVVMVLAMIIFVSGTRTYRYSIKGEEESPFVRIGKVFVAALRNRRTSPSAIASEEESRGTLPDQSSEQFKFLNKALLAPDNLKKNGKVCTITEVEEAKAILRLFPIWATCLPYAIVCAQSSTFFTKQGATMDRTIVPGFDIPAASLQSFICLAIMMIIPIYDRIFVPMARVFTREPFGITMLQRIGTGMFFSIISMVVAALVEMKRLQTAKDYDLVDLPSATIPMSIWWLVPQYFLYGLADVFTIVGLQEFFYDQVPNELRSMGLALYLSIFGVGNFLSSFLIFIIEEATSWGGHTSWFSDNLNLAHLDYFYWLLAALCGAGLLAYMYFAKSYIYNRASTI; encoded by the exons ATGGCTACTTCTCACGAAGAATCTCCGGAGACCCAAAACCCACTCATAGACGACGTCGTAGACAGCGCCGCTGACTACAAAGGCCATCCAGTCCACAGATCCACCTCCGGCGGTTGGCGTTCCGCATCCTTCATAATAG GGGTGGAAGTTGCTGAGAGGTTCGCGTACTATGGGATTAGCTCTAATCTGATAACGTTTCTGACGGGGGCGTTGGGAGAGTCGACGGTGACGGCGGCGGAGAATGTGAACATATGGTCCGGAACGGCGCAGTTGCTTCCTCTGTTGGGAGCATTCGTGGCGGATTCTTTTCTGGGTCGCTATCGCACCATTATTGTTGCTTCTCTCCTCTACATTTTG GGACTCGGCTTGTTGACCGTGTCGGCCTTGCTTACTTCTTCTGAGCTTCAAATAGTgttattcttcttctctctatATCTAGTAGCAGTTGCGCAAGGTGGACACAAGCCCTGTGTTCAGGCTTTCGGGGCAGATCAGTTTGATGGACAAGATCCAGAGGAGTGCAAAGCGAAAAGCTCGTTCTTCAATTGGTGGTACTTTGGTATGAATGCAGGCATACTATTGGCATTCTCAGTATTGATCTACATACAGGACAATCTAAGCTGGGGTCTGGGTTTTGGAATTCCTTGTGTTGTGATGGTCCTTGCAATGATTATTTTTGTCAGCGGAACTAGGACATACCGGTATAGCATCAAAGGGGAGGAGGAAAGCCCATTTGTGAGAATTGGCAAGGTTTTTGTTGCTGCATTAAGGAACCGGCGAACTAGTCCTTCAGCAATAGCTTCTGAAGAGGAATCCCGTGGAACCTTGCCTGATCAAAGTTCTGAACAATTCAA GTTCCTCAACAAAGCCTTGCTTGCACCAgataatttgaagaaaaacgGGAAGGTGTGTACCATCACTGAGGTCGAGGAAGCAAAGGCTATCCTGAGGCTGTTTCCAATATGGGCTACATGCTTGCCATATGCTATTGTATGTGCACAGTCCAGTACATTCTTCACCAAGCAAGGTGCTACCATGGACAGAACTATTGTGCCCGGTTTTGACATTCCAGCTGCTTCACTTCAGTCATTTATCTGCCTTGCCATAATGATGATCATACCCATTTATGACCGCATTTTTGTTCCAATGGCAAGAGTTTTCACCAGAGAACCCTTTGGCATTACAATGCTACAAAGAATCGGAACTGGGATGTTTTTTTCAATCATATCTATGGTCGTTGCAGCTTTAGTTGAGATGAAAAGGCTCCAAACTGCCAAAGATTATGATCTGGTTGATCTGCCAAGTGCCACAATTCCAATGAGTATTTGGTGGTTGGTTCCTCAGTACTTTTTGTATGGACTAGCCGATGTTTTCACCATTGTTGGTCTACAAGAGTTCTTCTATGATCAGGTACCAAATGAATTAAGAAGCATGGGACTTGCTCTCTACCTCAGTATATTTGGTGTGGGAAACTTTCTGAGTAGCTTTCTTATCTTTATTATTGAGGAAGCAACTAGTTGGGGAGGCCACACTAGCTGGTTTTCCGACAACCTTAATCTTGCACATCTTGATTACTTTTACTGGTTACTAGCAGCGCTCTGTGGAGCAGGATTGTTGGCCTACATGTATTTTGCAAAATCTTACATTTACAATAGGGCTAGTACAATATAA
- the LOC112180240 gene encoding protein NRT1/ PTR FAMILY 5.10: MATSHEESPDTQSPLIDDVVDSAVDYKGHRVHRSTSGGWRSASFIIGVEVAERFAFYGISSNLITFLTGPLGQSTVTAAENVNIWTGAALLLPLLGAFVADSFLGCYRTIVVASLLYILGLGLLTVSALLTSSELQIVLFFFSLYLVAVAQGGHKPCVQAFGADQFDGQDREECKAKSSFFNWWYFGMNAGILLTFSVLIYIQDNLSWGLGFGIPCVVMVLAMIFFVSGTRTYRYSIKGEEESPFVRIGKVFVAALRNRRTCLSAIASEEESRGTLPDQFKFLNKALLAPDNLKKNGRVCTITEVEEAKAVLRLFPIWATCLPFAIVCAQSSTFFTKQGATMDRTIVPGFDIPAASLQSFICLAIMMIVPIYDRIFVPMARAFTREPFGITMLQRIGTGMFFSIISMVVAALVEMKRLQTAKDYDLVDLPSATIPMSIWWLVPQYFLYGLSDVFTIVGLQEFFYDQVPNELRSMGLALYLSIFGVGHFLSSFLIFIIEEATSWGGHTSWFSDNLNLAHLDYFYWLLAALCGVGLLAYMYFAKSYIYNRASTI; encoded by the exons ATGGCTACTTCTCACGAAGAATCTCCAGACACCCAAAGCCCACTCATAGACGACGTCGTAGACAGCGCCGTTGACTACAAAGGCCATCGGGTCCACAGATCCACCTCCGGCGGTTGGCGTTCCGCATCCTTCATAATAG GGGTGGAAGTTGCGGAGAGGTTCGCATTCTATGGGATTAGCTCGAATCTGATAACGTTTCTGACGGGGCCGTTGGGACAGTCGACTGTGACGGCGGCGGAGAATGTGAACATATGGACCGGAGCGGCGCTGTTGCTTCCTTTGTTGGGAGCATTCGTGGCGGATTCTTTTCTGGGTTGCTATCGCACTATTGTTGTTGCTTCTCTCCTCTACATTTTG GGACTCGGCTTGTTGACCGTGTCGGCCTTGCTTACTTCTTCTGAGCTTCAAATAGTgttattcttcttctctctatATCTAGTAGCAGTTGCGCAAGGTGGACACAAGCCCTGTGTTCAGGCTTTCGGGGCAGATCAGTTTGATGGACAAGATCGAGAGGAGTGCAAAGCGAAAAGCTCATTCTTCAATTGGTGGTACTTTGGTATGAATGCAGGCATACTATTGACATTCTCAGTATTGATCTACATACAGGACAATCTAAGCTGGGGTCTGGGTTTTGGAATTCCTTGTGTTGTGATGGTCCTTgcaatgattttttttgtcaGCGGAACTAGGACATACCGGTATAGCATCAAAGGGGAGGAGGAAAGCCCATTTGTGAGAATTGGCAAGGTTTTTGTTGCTGCATTAAGGAACCGGCGAACTTGTCTTTCAGCAATAGCTTCTGAAGAGGAATCCCGTGGAACATTGCCTGATCAATTCAA GTTTCTCAACAAAGCCTTGCTTGCACCAgataatttgaagaaaaacgGGAGGGTGTGTACCATCACTGAGGTTGAGGAAGCAAAGGCTGTCCTGAGGCTGTTTCCAATATGGGCTACATGCTTGCCATTTGCTATTGTATGTGCACAGTCCAGTACATTCTTCACCAAGCAAGGTGCTACCATGGACAGAACTATTGTGCCCGGTTTTGACATTCCAGCTGCTTCACTTCAGTCATTTATCTGCCTTGCCATAATGATGATCGTACCCATTTATGACCGCATTTTTGTTCCAATGGCAAGAGCTTTCACCAGAGAACCCTTTGGAATTACAATGCTACAAAGAATTGGAACTGGGATGTTTTTCTCTATCATATCTATGGTCGTTGCAGCTTTAGTTGAGATGAAAAGGCTCCAAACTGCCAAAGATTATGATCTGGTTGATTTGCCAAGTGCCACAATTCCAATGAGTATTTGGTGGTTGGTTCCTCAGTACTTTTTGTATGGACTATCCGATGTTTTCACCATTGTTGGTCTACAAGAGTTCTTCTATGATCAGGTGCCAAATGAATTAAGAAGCATGGGACTTGCTCTCTACCTCAGTATATTTGGTGTGGGACACTTTCTGAGCAGCTTTCTTATCTTTATTATTGAGGAAGCAACCAGTTGGGGAGGCCACACTAGCTGGTTTTCCGACAACCTTAATCTTGCACATCTTGATTACTTTTACTGGTTACTAGCAGCACTCTGTGGAGTAGGATTGTTGGCCTACATGTATTTTGCAAAATCTTACATTTACAATAGGGCTAGTACAATATAA
- the LOC112180230 gene encoding protein NRT1/ PTR FAMILY 5.10 isoform X2 gives MATSLEEYPETRSPLLDDVVDGAVDYKGHQVHRSTSGGWRSASFIIGVEVAERFAYSGISSNLITFLTGPLGESTVTAAENVNIWSGTAQLLPLLGAFVADSFLGRYRTIIVASLLYILGLGLLTVSAVLPFSQLQILLFFFSLYLAAVGQGGHKPCVQAFGADQFDGQDPEECKAKSSFFNWWYFGICAGSLFTVSILVYIQDNLSWGLGFGIPCVVMVLALIIFVSGTRTYRYSVKGEEESPFVRIGKVFVAEEESRGTLPDQSFEQFKFLNKALLAPDDLEKNRKVCTIAEVEEAKAVLRLFPIWATCSAYAIVYAQSTTFFTKQGATMDRTLVPGFDIPAASLQSFISLAILMIIPIYDRIFVPTARAFTREPSGITMLQRIGTGMFFCIISMVVAALVEMKRLQTAKDYDLVDLPSATIPMSIWWLVPQYFLYGLADVFTMVGLQEFFYDQVPNELRSMGLALYLSIFGVGHFLSSFLIFIIEEATSWGGHTSWFSDNLNLAHLDYFYWLLAALCAVGLLAYMYFAKSYIYNRASTISTQI, from the exons ATGGCTACATCTCTCGAAGAATATCCGGAGACCCGAAGTCCACTCCTAGACGACGTCGTAGACGGCGCCGTTGATTACAAAGGCCATCAGGTCCACAGATCAACTTCCGGCGGTTGGCGTTCCGCATCCTTCATAATAG GCGTGGAAGTTGCGGAGAGGTTCGCCTACAGTGGAATAAGCTCGAATCTGATAACGTTTCTGACGGGACCGTTGGGAGAGTCGACGGTGACGGCGGCGGAGAATGTGAACATATGGTCCGGAACGGCGCAGTTGCTTCCTCTGTTGGGAGCATTCGTGGCGGATTCTTTTCTGGGTCGCTATCGCACCATTATTGTTGCTTCTCTCCTCTACATTTTG GGACTCGGCTTGTTGACCGTGTCGGCCGTTCTTCCTTTTTCTCAGCTTCAAATATTgttattcttcttctctctatATCTAGCAGCAGTTGGGCAAGGCGGACACAAGCCCTGTGTTCAGGCTTTCGGGGCAGATCAGTTTGATGGACAAGATCCAGAGGAGTGCAAAGCGAAAAGCTCATTCTTCAATTGGTGGTACTTCGGTATCTGTGCAGGCTCGCTATTCACAGTCTCAATATTGGTCTACATACAGGACAATCTAAGCTGGGGTCTGGGTTTTGGAATTCCTTGTGTTGTGATGGTTCTTGCACTGATTATTTTTGTCAGTGGAACTCGGACATACCGGTATAGCGTCAAAGGGGAGGAGGAAAGCCCATTTGTGAGAATTGGCAAGGTTTTTGTTG CTGAAGAGGAATCCCGTGGAACCTTGCCTGATCAAAGTTTTGAACAATTCAA GTTCCTCAACAAAGCGTTGCTCGCACCAGATGATTTGGAGAAAAACAGGAAGGTGTGTACCATCGCTGAGGTTGAGGAAGCAAAGGCTGTTCTTAGGCTGTTTCCAATATGGGCTACATGCTCGGCATATGCTATTGTATATGCACAGTCCACTACATTCTTCACCAAGCAAGGTGCCACCATGGACAGAACTCTTGTTCCTGGTTTTGACATACCAGCTGCTTCACTTCAGTCATTTATCAGCCTTGCCATATTGATGATCATACCCATTTATGACCGCATTTTTGTTCCAACGGCAAGAGCTTTCACCAGAGAACCCTCTGGCATTACAATGCTACAAAGAATCGGAACTGGGATGTTTTTCTGTATCATATCTATGGTCGTTGCAGCTTTAGTTGAGATGAAAAGGCTCCAAACTGCCAAAGATTATGATCTGGTTGATCTGCCAAGTGCCACAATTCCAATGAGTATTTGGTGGTTGGTTCCTCAGTACTTTCTCTATGGACTAGCCGATGTTTTCACCATGGTTGGTCTACAAGAGTTCTTCTATGATCAGGTACCAAATGAATTAAGAAGCATGGGACTTGCTCTCTACCTCAGTATATTTGGTGTGGGACACTTTCTGAGCAGCTTTCTTATCTTTATTATTGAGGAAGCAACCAGTTGGGGAGGCCACACTAGCTGGTTTTCCGACAACCTTAATCTTGCACATCTTGATTACTTTTACTGGTTACTAGCAGCACTCTGTGCAGTAGGATTGTTGGCCTACATGTATTTTGCAAAATCTTACATTTATAATAGGGCTAGTACAATATCAACACAAATATGA
- the LOC112178108 gene encoding protein NRT1/ PTR FAMILY 5.10 — protein MARAFTREPSGITMLQRIGTGMFFSIISMVVTALVEMKRLQTARDYDLVDLPSATIPMSIWWLVPQYFLYGLADVFTMVGLQEFFYDQVPNELRSMGLSFYLSIFGVGCFLISNFLISIIKEATSWGGHTSWFSDNLNLTDLDYFYWLLAALSAVGLLAYMYFAKSYIYNRASTISTQI, from the coding sequence ATGGCAAGAGCTTTCACCAGAGAACCCTCTGGCATTACAATGCTACAAAGAATTGGAACTGGAATGTTTTTCTCTATCATATCTATGGTCGTTACAGCTTTAGTTGAGATGAAAAGGCTCCAAACTGCCAGAGATTATGATCTGGTTGATCTGCCAAGTGCCACAATTCCAATGAGTATTTGGTGGTTGGTTCCTCAGTACTTTCTGTATGGACTAGCCGATGTTTTCACCATGGTTGGTCTACAAGAGTTCTTCTATGATCAGGTACCAAATGAATTAAGAAGCATGGGACTTTCCTTCTACCTCAGTATATTTGGTGTGGGATGCTTTCTGATCAGCAACTTTCTTATTTCTATTATTAAGGAAGCAACCAGTTGGGGAGGCCACACTAGCTGGTTTTCTGATAACCTTAATCTTACAGATCTTGATTACTTTTACTGGTTATTAGCAGCACTTAGTGCAGTAGGATTGTTGGCCTACATGTACTTTGCAAAATCTTACATTTATAACAGGGCTAGTACAATATCCACACAAATATGA